The Microbacterium sp. LWO12-1.2 genome includes a window with the following:
- a CDS encoding helix-turn-helix domain-containing protein, whose translation MATSGIHLTTLGHRIRHHRLANGYTLDELGALVGVAGSQLSLIENGKREPKLSLLQAIAQATSTEVTDLISGEPPNRRAALEIELERAQESPVFRQLGVAPVRVTKGMSDETIESLLGLHHELQRREREAIATPEEARRANTELRLRMRAQHNYLGDIEKLAEKHLRAAGHVQGALTHRTVSIMAEKIGFELIYVNDLPHSTRSVTDLENGRIYLPPASIPGGHGLRSMALQAMAHRLLGHTPPTDYADFLQQRLEINYFAASCLMPEAASVAFLQQAKKDRNLAVEDFRDAFGVTHEAAGMRMTNLLTEHLGMSLHFLRVDATGAITRVYENDDLPLPMDVTGAVEGQRVCRKFQARGAFTQQNRTTEHHQYTDTPSGTFWCSTQTGSSSDGEFSVTVGVPFDDARWWRGRETADRAVSTCPDESCCRRPSTELADRWSGKAWPSARVHTHMFSPLPRGAFPGVDDNEVYNFLGRHASE comes from the coding sequence ATGGCGACCTCCGGCATCCACCTCACGACCCTCGGCCACCGCATCCGGCACCACCGGCTCGCGAATGGCTACACGCTCGATGAGCTCGGCGCACTCGTGGGGGTCGCCGGCTCGCAACTGAGCCTGATCGAGAACGGCAAGCGCGAGCCGAAGCTGTCCCTGCTGCAGGCGATCGCCCAGGCGACGAGCACCGAGGTCACCGATCTGATCTCGGGCGAACCGCCGAACCGCCGCGCCGCTCTCGAGATCGAGCTGGAACGCGCACAGGAGAGTCCGGTGTTCCGTCAGCTCGGCGTCGCCCCCGTGCGCGTCACGAAGGGCATGAGCGACGAGACCATCGAGTCGCTGCTCGGCTTGCACCATGAGCTGCAGCGGCGCGAGCGCGAGGCGATCGCCACACCGGAGGAAGCGCGCCGCGCCAACACCGAGCTGCGGCTGCGCATGCGCGCACAGCACAACTACCTCGGCGATATCGAGAAGCTCGCCGAGAAGCATCTGCGCGCCGCCGGACACGTGCAGGGGGCACTCACCCACCGCACCGTCAGCATCATGGCCGAGAAGATCGGCTTCGAGCTCATCTACGTCAACGATCTCCCGCACTCGACGCGCTCGGTCACCGACCTGGAGAACGGGCGCATCTACCTGCCGCCGGCCTCGATCCCCGGTGGCCACGGCCTGCGCTCGATGGCGCTGCAGGCGATGGCGCACCGCCTGCTCGGACACACGCCCCCGACGGACTACGCGGATTTCCTGCAGCAGCGCCTGGAGATCAACTACTTCGCCGCCTCGTGCCTGATGCCGGAGGCGGCATCGGTCGCGTTCCTGCAGCAGGCCAAGAAGGATCGCAACCTCGCGGTCGAGGACTTCCGCGACGCGTTCGGCGTGACGCACGAGGCAGCGGGCATGCGTATGACCAACCTGCTCACCGAGCACCTGGGCATGTCGCTCCACTTCCTGCGCGTGGATGCCACCGGCGCGATCACCCGGGTCTACGAGAACGACGACCTGCCGCTGCCGATGGACGTCACCGGCGCCGTGGAGGGCCAGCGCGTCTGCCGCAAGTTCCAGGCGCGCGGCGCCTTCACTCAGCAGAACCGCACGACCGAGCATCACCAGTACACCGACACCCCTTCCGGCACGTTCTGGTGCTCGACACAGACCGGCTCCTCCAGCGACGGCGAGTTCTCGGTCACGGTCGGCGTCCCCTTCGACGACGCCCGCTGGTGGCGCGGCCGCGAGACCGCCGACCGCGCCGTGTCGACCTGCCCCGACGAATCGTGCTGCCGACGCCCTTCGACAGAACTCGCGGACCGCTGGAGCGGCAAGGCGTGGCCGAGCGCCCGCGTGCACACGCACATGTTCTCGCCGCTCCCCCGCGGCGCGTTCCCCGGGGTCGACGACAACGAGGTCTACAACTTCCTCGGACGGCATGCCAGCGAGTGA
- a CDS encoding phosphoenolpyruvate carboxykinase (GTP): protein MAIAEVFAPRTSPVAAARTFGAAPSYDTPAMAELAAWVEEIRALTQPDSVHWVDGSRAENDWLLRGLVDEGKLIKLNPEWRPGSYLARSHPSDVARTEGRTYISSEREEDAGPTNNWAAPAEMRAKMTEIFEGSMRGRTMYVVPFSMGPVGGPLSHIGVQVTDSAYAVASIGIMTRVGDAVTRRIAEGAPWVKTVHSVGAPLAEGEQDVEWPCNDEKYIVHFPETLEVYSFGSGYGGNAILAKKCFALRIASVIARDEGWLAEHMLLIRVIDPQGKAYHVAAAFPSACGKTNLAMLRPTIPGWKVETLGDDIAWIRPGEDGRMWAINPEAGFFGVAPGTGESTNVTAVETLWGNTIFTNVALRPDGDVWWEGLTDEAPAHLIDWEGNDWTPDSGRPAAHPNSRFTVAAAQCPQISEDWEQAVPLDVILFGGRRASNVPLVVEATDWTHGVFLGSNISSERTAAAEGTLGELRRDPFAMLPFCGYNMADYFGHWLKVGRGLRFDRAPRIFQVNWFRRGADGRFLWPGFGDNSRVVDWVIRRIAGDVSAVDSPIGRLPRPEDLNLDGLDIPAADLEELFSVDAEAWKTEADLTEEFYDTFGDKVPAALRAELASLRYRLEKA from the coding sequence ATGGCCATCGCTGAAGTCTTCGCCCCTCGCACATCCCCCGTCGCCGCTGCGCGTACGTTCGGTGCTGCGCCGAGCTACGACACCCCCGCGATGGCTGAGCTGGCCGCCTGGGTCGAGGAGATCCGTGCGCTCACCCAGCCGGACTCCGTGCACTGGGTCGACGGTTCGCGTGCCGAGAACGACTGGCTGCTGCGCGGCCTGGTCGACGAGGGCAAGCTCATCAAGCTCAACCCGGAATGGCGCCCCGGCTCCTACCTCGCCCGTTCGCATCCCAGCGATGTCGCTCGCACCGAGGGCCGTACCTACATCTCCTCCGAGCGCGAAGAGGACGCCGGCCCCACGAACAACTGGGCGGCCCCGGCAGAGATGCGCGCCAAGATGACCGAGATCTTCGAAGGCTCGATGCGCGGTCGCACGATGTACGTCGTGCCGTTCTCGATGGGTCCGGTCGGCGGACCCCTCTCGCACATCGGCGTCCAGGTCACCGACAGCGCCTACGCGGTCGCCTCCATCGGCATCATGACCCGCGTCGGCGATGCCGTCACGCGCCGCATCGCGGAGGGCGCTCCGTGGGTCAAGACGGTCCACAGCGTCGGCGCTCCGCTCGCGGAGGGCGAGCAGGACGTCGAATGGCCCTGCAACGACGAGAAGTACATCGTGCACTTCCCCGAGACTCTCGAGGTCTACTCCTTCGGTTCCGGATACGGCGGCAACGCGATCCTCGCCAAGAAGTGCTTCGCGCTGCGCATCGCCTCGGTGATCGCCCGCGATGAGGGATGGCTCGCCGAGCACATGCTCCTCATCCGCGTGATCGACCCGCAGGGCAAGGCGTACCACGTGGCCGCCGCGTTCCCGTCTGCGTGCGGCAAGACGAACCTCGCGATGCTCCGCCCGACGATCCCCGGGTGGAAGGTCGAGACGCTCGGCGACGACATCGCCTGGATCCGTCCGGGCGAGGACGGCCGCATGTGGGCGATCAACCCCGAGGCCGGTTTCTTCGGTGTCGCCCCCGGCACCGGTGAGTCCACCAACGTCACCGCGGTCGAGACTCTGTGGGGCAACACGATCTTCACGAACGTCGCGCTCCGCCCCGACGGCGATGTGTGGTGGGAAGGCCTGACCGACGAGGCGCCCGCGCACCTGATCGACTGGGAGGGCAACGACTGGACGCCCGACTCCGGGCGTCCGGCCGCGCACCCGAACTCGCGCTTCACGGTGGCGGCGGCACAGTGCCCGCAGATCTCCGAGGACTGGGAGCAGGCGGTTCCGCTCGACGTCATCCTCTTCGGGGGGCGTCGAGCCAGCAACGTGCCGCTCGTGGTCGAAGCGACCGACTGGACCCACGGGGTCTTCCTGGGCTCGAACATCTCGTCCGAGCGCACGGCGGCCGCTGAGGGCACGCTCGGCGAGCTGCGTCGCGATCCCTTCGCCATGCTTCCGTTCTGCGGCTACAACATGGCGGACTACTTCGGGCACTGGCTCAAGGTCGGTCGGGGACTGCGCTTCGATCGTGCCCCCCGTATCTTCCAGGTGAACTGGTTCCGCCGCGGTGCCGACGGCCGGTTCCTGTGGCCCGGCTTCGGCGACAACTCGCGCGTCGTCGACTGGGTCATCCGCCGCATTGCGGGCGACGTGTCCGCGGTCGACAGCCCGATCGGCCGCCTGCCGCGTCCGGAGGACCTCAACCTCGACGGACTCGACATCCCCGCCGCCGACCTCGAGGAGCTCTTCTCCGTCGATGCGGAGGCGTGGAAGACCGAGGCCGATCTGACCGAGGAGTTCTACGACACCTTCGGCGACAAGGTCCCGGCCGCTCTGCGCGCCGAGCTCGCGTCGCTGCGCTACCGCCTCGAGAAGGCGTAG
- a CDS encoding DMT family transporter yields the protein MTDHPRRSAWPPLLIAIGLEVMATLSLRAAEGFTHPLWLILVAIGYSGSLWLLSIVLDRGMPVGVAYGIWSAIGVVLTAVLGTVLFGELLGPVQIIGVAVIVVGVLLVELGSHTRETAQPGSPEVAS from the coding sequence ATGACAGACCACCCCCGACGCTCGGCGTGGCCGCCACTCCTGATCGCCATCGGCCTGGAGGTCATGGCGACCCTCTCGCTGCGCGCCGCCGAGGGATTCACGCATCCCCTGTGGCTGATCCTCGTGGCGATCGGTTACAGCGGTTCGCTCTGGTTGCTCTCGATCGTGCTCGACAGGGGCATGCCGGTCGGCGTCGCTTACGGCATCTGGTCGGCGATCGGCGTCGTGCTGACAGCAGTGCTGGGCACCGTGCTCTTCGGCGAGTTGCTGGGACCCGTGCAGATCATCGGTGTCGCCGTGATCGTGGTGGGCGTACTGCTGGTCGAGCTCGGTTCGCACACGCGCGAGACCGCTCAGCCCGGAAGCCCGGAGGTCGCCTCATGA
- a CDS encoding SDR family oxidoreductase translates to MPLALITGAARADSIAAGIVPRLRAAGWTVVTSDLRDADHPADLSTPDGPEELIAAVNREHGTISALILSHAHDVESGILDTTAESFDLHVAVNARASLLLIAAFARQAGDDGGAILALTSDHVTGNLPYGASKGALDRLVISAARELGPRGISANVLNPGPIDTGWMDDETRTSLGDMTPLGRLGRPADVAAVVEFLVSDEGRWISGQLRKSDGAFSAQF, encoded by the coding sequence ATGCCCCTCGCTCTGATCACCGGCGCCGCGCGCGCCGACAGCATCGCCGCCGGCATCGTCCCCCGCCTGCGGGCGGCCGGCTGGACCGTCGTCACCAGTGACCTGCGCGACGCCGACCACCCGGCCGACCTCTCGACCCCAGACGGCCCGGAGGAGCTGATCGCCGCGGTGAACCGGGAGCACGGCACGATCTCCGCGCTCATCCTGAGTCACGCGCACGATGTGGAGTCCGGCATCCTCGACACCACGGCCGAGAGCTTCGACCTGCACGTCGCGGTGAATGCCCGCGCGAGCCTGCTGCTGATCGCGGCCTTCGCGCGTCAGGCAGGAGACGACGGCGGCGCGATCCTGGCGCTCACCAGCGACCATGTCACGGGCAACCTCCCGTACGGCGCCTCCAAGGGGGCGCTCGACCGGCTCGTGATCTCGGCGGCGCGCGAGCTCGGCCCTCGGGGCATCTCGGCGAACGTGCTCAACCCCGGTCCGATCGACACCGGCTGGATGGACGACGAGACGCGCACCAGCCTCGGCGACATGACCCCGCTCGGCCGACTCGGCCGCCCCGCCGACGTGGCCGCGGTGGTGGAGTTCCTGGTGTCCGACGAGGGCCGATGGATCTCGGGTCAGCTGCGCAAGAGCGACGGCGCGTTCTCGGCGCAGTTCTGA
- a CDS encoding DMT family transporter, producing MTWLLLALAIASEVTATLSLRASKGFRRKRWIPVIVVGYLAAFTLLGTILAMGMPVGVAYGIWAAAGVAVTAVLGRVIFKDHFSAMMAVGVALIAVGVAMIEFGGMH from the coding sequence ATGACCTGGCTGCTGCTCGCCCTCGCGATCGCGAGCGAGGTCACCGCGACACTGAGCCTGCGCGCGTCGAAGGGATTCCGACGCAAGCGCTGGATCCCGGTGATCGTCGTCGGCTACCTCGCCGCATTCACCCTGCTCGGCACGATCCTGGCGATGGGGATGCCTGTGGGCGTCGCCTACGGCATCTGGGCCGCCGCCGGCGTCGCGGTCACCGCCGTGCTGGGACGCGTGATCTTCAAGGACCACTTCTCGGCGATGATGGCCGTCGGCGTCGCCCTCATCGCAGTCGGTGTCGCAATGATCGAGTTCGGCGGCATGCACTGA
- a CDS encoding winged helix DNA-binding domain-containing protein: MKSATLLSERLRSHRLTAPARTVTDAAGHMLAVQSQDFTAGRWALAVRTRGEPGLRAVDRAFDRGDLVRGWTMRGTLHTVAARDLGWILEVTAGRQRQQAASRHRDLGIDDEMVAATVRVLTPALRGGGLTRSEVFTLLEGIGIDPTGQRGIHLLFTLTIDGLICQGPVVSRDGVARGQRFVLVDEHIREHAHPDDPLAELFVRYVAGHGPAGVVDFAWWSGLTLGVSREAAARAAHRVVEIETGLFVAETRPRRAADAPTVHALGAFDEYYISYADRTAVSAPEHLATIGPGKNGMVRPILVAQGRVIGCWTHASASLGAPPELFDGGVDAEAVSVALERFRSFLET; the protein is encoded by the coding sequence ATGAAGAGCGCGACACTGCTGTCCGAGCGGCTCCGGTCGCACCGCCTCACGGCGCCGGCGCGCACCGTGACCGATGCGGCAGGGCACATGCTCGCCGTGCAGAGCCAGGACTTCACCGCCGGCCGGTGGGCCCTGGCCGTGCGCACGCGCGGGGAGCCGGGGCTGCGTGCGGTCGACCGCGCCTTCGACCGCGGCGACCTGGTGCGGGGCTGGACCATGCGCGGCACGTTGCACACGGTCGCGGCCCGTGACCTGGGGTGGATCCTGGAGGTCACGGCGGGCAGGCAGCGCCAGCAGGCGGCGTCGCGACACCGCGACCTCGGGATCGACGACGAGATGGTCGCGGCGACCGTGCGCGTGCTGACGCCAGCGCTCCGCGGCGGGGGTCTGACCCGATCAGAGGTGTTCACGCTGCTGGAGGGCATCGGCATCGATCCCACCGGGCAGCGGGGCATCCATCTGCTGTTCACGCTCACGATCGACGGGCTCATCTGCCAGGGGCCGGTCGTGTCACGCGATGGCGTGGCCAGGGGGCAGCGCTTCGTGCTGGTCGACGAGCACATCCGCGAGCACGCGCACCCCGACGACCCGCTCGCCGAACTCTTCGTGCGCTACGTCGCCGGCCACGGCCCCGCCGGCGTCGTGGACTTCGCCTGGTGGTCGGGGCTCACGCTCGGTGTCTCGCGTGAGGCGGCCGCGCGGGCAGCGCATCGCGTGGTCGAGATCGAGACCGGACTGTTCGTGGCCGAGACGCGCCCACGCCGAGCTGCGGACGCCCCGACGGTGCACGCCCTCGGCGCCTTCGACGAGTACTACATCTCCTATGCCGATCGCACGGCGGTATCCGCGCCGGAGCATCTGGCGACCATCGGCCCCGGCAAGAACGGCATGGTGCGTCCGATCCTCGTGGCACAGGGCCGGGTGATCGGATGCTGGACCCATGCGAGCGCATCGCTCGGTGCTCCGCCGGAGTTGTTCGATGGCGGGGTCGATGCGGAGGCCGTCTCCGTTGCGCTGGAGCGTTTCAGGAGTTTTCTCGAGACCTGA
- a CDS encoding HNH endonuclease has product MCGLPPEMTRAHHIRWWQRDAGPTDLSNGVLLCETCHHRIHDNDWEIRIDGTGLTARVWFTPPRYVDPARTPRLGGRTRFDIAA; this is encoded by the coding sequence ATGTGCGGGCTGCCGCCGGAGATGACGAGAGCGCACCACATCCGGTGGTGGCAGCGGGATGCAGGGCCGACGGACCTGTCGAACGGGGTGCTGTTGTGTGAGACGTGTCACCACCGCATCCATGACAACGACTGGGAGATCCGCATCGACGGCACCGGTCTCACCGCCCGGGTCTGGTTCACCCCACCCCGCTACGTCGACCCCGCCCGCACACCACGCCTCGGCGGCAGAACCCGCTTCGACATCGCCGCCTGA
- a CDS encoding DUF4232 domain-containing protein: protein MIRASAVLSGENVMRRGALKSGLIGGAVLALLWFLCGWVPYLLSQAGGSLATLARLVPSPLTRGVFGTAVLWAVLVQLLMAVVLVAGFAALAARFSPRRAGFPAGWLASILVAFAIGAALDLGNFVTGIGDFGIGGAVGTMGAASQTTWWAVVVGWIPALVSARSGRTRDEGTTPARQPGATASGRVVALIAAVALILIPVAAQAGDDAMQDQLREEQATTEGEADPSGAAAPDPSAEGEPVPTAGPSDEATADGACTAENTTIMTPPPDGATGHRGQLLQLVNVAEEPCILRGYPDVAYGDQNGHLLDVSVEHGRSFMAEDPGPSSITLQPGDSATAVVGWDANSVQGQLAARSIWVAVAPGEERLSWEMPLDLIPGATVHVTAWQPAVPPAA from the coding sequence ATGATCCGCGCGTCCGCGGTGCTGTCCGGGGAGAACGTGATGCGTCGCGGTGCGTTGAAGTCAGGTCTGATCGGCGGAGCGGTGCTCGCCCTGCTCTGGTTCCTCTGCGGCTGGGTGCCGTATCTCCTGTCCCAGGCAGGCGGGAGTCTGGCGACGCTGGCGCGGCTCGTGCCCTCGCCCCTGACCCGTGGCGTCTTCGGAACCGCGGTGCTGTGGGCGGTCCTCGTGCAATTGCTGATGGCGGTCGTGCTCGTGGCCGGGTTCGCTGCGCTCGCCGCTCGATTCTCTCCGAGGAGAGCCGGGTTCCCTGCCGGCTGGCTGGCCTCGATTCTGGTCGCCTTCGCGATCGGCGCCGCACTGGATCTCGGGAACTTCGTCACCGGGATCGGCGACTTCGGTATCGGCGGCGCCGTTGGCACCATGGGGGCCGCATCCCAGACGACCTGGTGGGCCGTGGTGGTGGGGTGGATCCCGGCACTCGTGAGCGCCCGCTCAGGGCGAACGCGTGACGAGGGCACGACACCAGCGCGACAGCCCGGTGCGACGGCGTCGGGTCGCGTCGTGGCGCTGATCGCGGCGGTCGCGCTGATACTCATCCCGGTCGCGGCGCAGGCCGGTGACGATGCGATGCAGGACCAGCTGCGCGAGGAGCAGGCGACGACAGAGGGGGAAGCTGATCCGAGCGGAGCAGCGGCTCCCGATCCCTCCGCCGAGGGGGAGCCGGTGCCGACGGCAGGGCCCTCCGACGAAGCGACGGCCGACGGCGCGTGCACCGCGGAGAACACGACGATCATGACGCCGCCGCCGGATGGCGCGACCGGACATCGAGGTCAACTGCTGCAGCTCGTGAACGTGGCGGAGGAGCCGTGCATCCTGCGTGGATATCCGGACGTGGCGTACGGCGACCAGAACGGGCATCTGCTCGACGTGAGCGTCGAGCATGGCCGCTCCTTCATGGCGGAGGACCCGGGTCCTTCGTCGATCACGCTCCAGCCGGGGGATTCGGCCACGGCCGTGGTCGGCTGGGATGCGAACTCGGTGCAGGGACAGCTCGCTGCGCGCAGCATCTGGGTCGCTGTGGCGCCGGGGGAGGAACGGCTCTCCTGGGAGATGCCGCTGGACCTGATCCCCGGCGCGACCGTGCACGTGACGGCATGGCAGCCCGCGGTGCCGCCCGCCGCGTGA
- a CDS encoding TetR/AcrR family transcriptional regulator — protein MPRIVDHDERRRQIAEALLTVAARDGHESVSSRAVAKELGVATGSLWHYFDGFDDVVRAAAAEVTRRTDARIADATDGLRGLPRLHALMREVLPVDERTRSEARVVVGFWGRVATLASTPDAGAPTLATWQDSIRDALEEAVADGELRSDTPQDAVMALLRSITYGQQVVEVTEPQSEAAHLAVLDSILAPWRA, from the coding sequence ATGCCCCGCATCGTCGACCATGATGAGCGGCGCCGGCAGATCGCCGAGGCGCTGCTGACCGTCGCCGCCCGCGACGGGCACGAGAGCGTGTCGTCGCGTGCGGTCGCCAAGGAACTCGGCGTGGCGACCGGCTCGCTGTGGCACTACTTCGACGGGTTCGACGACGTGGTGCGCGCCGCCGCCGCCGAGGTCACCCGCCGCACGGACGCCCGCATCGCCGACGCCACCGACGGCCTGCGTGGGCTCCCCCGCCTGCACGCGCTCATGCGCGAAGTCCTGCCCGTCGATGAGCGCACCCGCTCCGAAGCCCGCGTCGTGGTCGGATTCTGGGGCCGCGTCGCCACCCTCGCCTCCACGCCGGACGCCGGCGCTCCGACCCTCGCCACCTGGCAGGACAGCATCCGCGACGCCCTCGAGGAGGCCGTCGCCGACGGCGAGCTCCGCTCCGACACTCCGCAGGACGCCGTGATGGCGCTGCTGCGTTCGATCACCTACGGCCAGCAGGTGGTCGAGGTCACCGAGCCGCAGTCCGAGGCCGCGCATCTCGCCGTGCTCGACAGCATCCTCGCTCCCTGGCGCGCCTGA
- a CDS encoding glyceraldehyde-3-phosphate dehydrogenase → MNDSAAYGDDWMTREELAERMIPLIGSLKREHDVVTSLHGHRLLGLSATALVEVHERVAQLGHEALPLDDTLAVLEAIHALAPGASSLDVARLVEGHASSDLPLDAYLAEALAPAIGAVVAAPTDVVLYGFGRIGRLLARILIAHTGGGSGLRLRAIVVRRGSENDLVKRASLLLRDSVHGRFAGSVTVDEEAEQIIANGTRIQVIYSGDPASVDYTAYGIHDAIVVDNTGRWRDEEGLGRHLEAKGVARVLLTAPGKGALKNIVHGINDDTIEPDDRIITAASCTTNAITPVLKAIDEAYGIVRGHVETVHSFTNDQNLIDNFHSGDRRGRSAVLNMVIAETGAAKAVARALPELAGKLTGSAIRVPTPDVSLAVLHLSLERPAEKDQLNDYLRRVSLHSKLRQQIDYVESPEVVSTDFVGSHRAGIVDGLATIANDRDVVLYVWYDNEYGYSCQVIRVLEVMAGSHPVVLPARREVTLDS, encoded by the coding sequence ATGAACGATTCCGCCGCGTACGGCGACGACTGGATGACGAGAGAAGAGCTGGCGGAGCGGATGATCCCGCTCATCGGCTCACTCAAGCGCGAGCACGACGTGGTCACGTCGCTGCACGGCCATCGGCTGCTGGGCCTGTCGGCCACCGCCCTGGTCGAAGTGCACGAGCGGGTCGCCCAGCTCGGACACGAGGCCCTCCCGTTGGACGACACGCTCGCCGTGCTCGAAGCGATCCACGCGCTCGCGCCAGGGGCATCGTCGCTCGACGTGGCCCGTCTGGTCGAAGGTCATGCGTCGAGCGACCTCCCGCTCGACGCCTACCTCGCCGAGGCGCTCGCGCCCGCGATCGGCGCCGTGGTGGCCGCGCCCACCGATGTCGTGCTCTACGGCTTCGGTCGCATCGGCCGGCTGCTCGCACGTATCCTGATCGCCCACACGGGTGGCGGCAGCGGCCTGCGACTGCGGGCGATCGTCGTGCGCCGCGGCTCTGAGAACGACCTCGTCAAGCGCGCGTCGCTCCTGCTGCGCGACTCGGTGCACGGCCGCTTCGCCGGTTCCGTCACTGTCGATGAGGAAGCCGAGCAGATCATCGCCAACGGCACCCGCATCCAGGTGATCTACTCGGGGGACCCGGCATCCGTCGACTACACCGCCTACGGCATCCACGACGCGATCGTCGTCGACAACACCGGGCGCTGGCGCGATGAGGAGGGTCTCGGCCGGCACCTCGAGGCGAAGGGCGTCGCCCGTGTGCTGCTCACCGCCCCGGGCAAGGGTGCGCTCAAGAACATCGTGCACGGCATCAACGACGACACGATCGAGCCCGACGACCGCATCATCACGGCGGCGTCGTGCACCACGAACGCGATCACCCCTGTGCTCAAGGCGATCGACGAGGCCTACGGCATCGTGCGCGGCCACGTCGAGACGGTGCACTCGTTCACGAACGATCAGAACCTGATCGACAACTTCCACAGCGGAGACCGCCGCGGCCGATCGGCCGTGCTCAACATGGTCATCGCCGAGACCGGGGCCGCGAAGGCCGTCGCCAGGGCTCTCCCCGAACTCGCCGGCAAGCTCACCGGCTCCGCGATCCGCGTGCCCACGCCGGACGTCTCGCTCGCCGTGCTGCACCTGAGCCTGGAACGGCCGGCCGAGAAGGACCAGCTCAACGACTACCTGCGCCGGGTATCGCTGCACTCGAAGCTGCGTCAGCAGATCGACTACGTCGAGAGCCCTGAGGTCGTCTCCACCGACTTCGTCGGCTCGCATCGGGCGGGCATCGTCGACGGTCTCGCGACCATCGCGAACGATCGCGACGTCGTGCTCTACGTCTGGTACGACAACGAGTACGGCTACTCCTGCCAGGTCATCCGCGTGCTCGAGGTCATGGCCGGCTCCCACCCTGTCGTGCTCCCCGCCCGTCGCGAGGTCACGCTGGACAGCTGA